The following DNA comes from Rhodohalobacter mucosus.
TTTTGAAATGTCGCTGCACTCCCTCACCCTGCAGCTCTTTCCATTCAGGGTACAACCCAGTCCCTTGCCGGCTGCAGCCATTTCATTTAATGCGGGGGCATAAATCACGCCGACAACAGGACTGTTCTGAACAAGAACGCCAATCAGTGTTGTATAAAGGGGCACTCCATGTATGAACGATTTGGTGCCGTCAATAGGATCAAGTATCCAGACAACGTCTGCATCTTTATTTTCACTGCCAAACTCCTCTCCTATAATGCCGTGAGACGGGTACTTCTTTTGAATCATCTCCCGGATAAGACTCTCCGCTTCCCGGTCGGCATTGGTTACCGGTGATTCGTCATCCTTAAATTCAAGAGCGAATGATTTGTTGAAATATTTTAGAGTTGAGTCTCCGCCGGCTTTTGCAAATTTTATTGCATCAATTCGCAACTCATTGTAGTCCAATGCCATAACTGTATTTATGGTAATCAGGTAATCGTTCTATATTCGGGGTTAGCAGCCAGCTTGTATCGCGCAGCTACAGCATATAAGATACGATTATCTGCCTGAATCTCAGGACTGAATATATTCAGGCGGACTTATGAGTGGCTTCTTGTGAACGAACTGAGATTACTCTTCGAACCGATAAATAATTTGAAGTGATTCGGCCTGGGCTGCATTTACAGACTGACTGTTTTGGCTTGTCATGTCGGTTTCGAACGTGCCGTTCTGATCGGTTAATATCAGGCTGCCATTGAACTCTTCAACCTGTCTGCTCCAGGTAAGGGTGAGATTATCCTGCTGTCCACCGCTAATCTGCAGGTCCCAGATAACTTCAGGTGAAAAGGCATTCCGGTAGTCCCATAGAAGATCCCGGTCTCCCCCGCCAAACCAGGCGTGCAGGGTATTGCCCGGCGGAGGTGGAGGAGACTCAAGGTCAACACCCGAATCAAAGAAATCTGTTGCACCCGGCTGCTGACCCAGCCGAAGTTCCACCTCAGAGTTTTGATCGGACAGTAAAAGCAGGTATTCATAATTATTGCTGAAAATGGAGAAGTTTGCCGTCAGATTGATATCATTTTCAAGCACAAATGTGAGCGGATTGTCAAAGCTTTCCACGGACCCTGTCCAGCCGGCAAACACCCATCCTGTATTGGGCACGGCAAAAAACTGAACCGTGTTTCCGGCTTCATCACCTCCTGACGTTAAAACGGATCCTGCATTTGGTGGATTCACGTTAACCGAAATATTGAAGGTTTCAGCTTCTGAGCCAAAATTTCCGCATGCAGACAAAAACAACATTCCAATCACCGTAACCAATATTATAAAAACGTTCTTCATCCTTACTTGATTAGCGTAATTTTTCTGAGATCCAGTTTATTCCCATTCTGGAAGCGGACAATGTAGATGCCTGATGCAAGATTTTGAGCGTCAAAACGAACCCTGTACTCACCGGACTCCATGACGCCGTCAGCTAATACACCCACCTTGCGCCCGGCAACATCAAATACCTCAACTTTTACATAGGATGTGTTTTCCAGTCTGTAGTGAATGGTCGTAGCCGGATTAAACGGATTCGGATAGCTTGCAAGCAGTTCACTTTCTGCAATTTTTTCATCCCCTGGAATTCTCGACACTGATAGATGTTCGGGTATTTCATGCAGCGTAAAAGATTGACCCGAACTCAAATCCGTTGTGACCTCTTCGCCTGAATAAATTACCCTTAACCGTAAGAAGTGATTGCCTGTATCGGAGATTTCTCCCTCGTACTGTATTGTGACCGGAAACTGTATCGCGGTTAGATTCAACCTGGTTTCAGAATCAAATTTGATAACAGAAAAGCCCCCTTCGGTTCGTATATCGATCGGTGTATCGGGTGCAACCGGCGGAAGCAGATATTTGAGCCGCTCATTACTGTAAAGTCCATAATCGGGAATGGCGAGCGACGCACTGTTTTCAGCATTTCGAAACTGTATTAACTCACCCGATATCCCGGAAGGCTCTGCATGCCGGTCTGCAAGTATTGATGCGGGTTTATTTCCCTGAGGTACCATATTTGGATCCAGATTCAGCTGCAGTTCAATTTCACCGGATTGGTCCGCATGAATCCAGTAACCTGCACCCGGTACAAGCTCATTTACGGCTTCATACTGCCCATTGCTGTAACTGAAGATAGATGCATCACTTAAAATATTTCCGGGATCTGAAATGTCTGAAGTCGGAATCGTATCAGACATGGCTCCTATTAAATTCCAGCCTTCGTTGAGTTGTATAACCGCCTGCTCTAACCCATTTCCTGATACGTTATATGTTTCTGCATCAAACGTACGGGTTTTAATCCAGTAACCGCTGGCTGGATCAAGTGATTCAGCTACTGTATACCGATTGCTGTAGGAGAATACCGTAGCGAGATCTGCTTCAACATTACCGGATGAAAGCGGTATGCTTACCAGCCGCCAATCCGTATCCGCTATCAGTTCTGAATTCACATAGCTCTTGCTGTTCGACAACCCGCTCTCTCCTCCTTCACTGTTGCGTGCGCTGATTGCATAAAAAGAAATTCCATCCGGGAGGGTATTATCCTGAAATGAGAACGTGCCTGTATTGGCAGTGCCGATTTGCTGAAGATTCATGATATCATCACCCCTGTAAATGATGTACGTTGATGTAAAATCTTCAGATGCCGCGTTCCACTGTATCTCGGTTCCTGATGCAGTCTCTGTGATATCGACCAATATCGGAGCCTCCGGTATCTGGAGAGGTTCTTCAAACGTGATTGCGGGTGTATCGTTTAGCTGTACTCCGTCAACAGTCACCGTTACGGTTATCTGCTCAGCTACAGAATTGGTGACTTCAAGCGAATATGTACCCGCTGTGCCCGTTTCAGAAATCTGACCCGCAACTGCGGACCCCGTCAATACAATATCGAACAGATTCTGAGGCAAACCGGATGCCGGATCACCATTTGTATAGAGCAGCGCAATCGAAACAAGCGACGCATCACTGCCATCAGCAGTATGAGGTGACGTTGCGGTTACCGCAGATGCGGCTGAGTCAATAACCAGTACGGGCTCCTCAAACAGGATAGCGGGTGTATCATCAAGCACCGCCCCATCAGCCGTGACCGTGACCGTTACCTGTTCCGCCACGCTGTTGGTCACCTCGAATGTATAGATTCCCGCGGTGGCCGTTTCCGTAACCGGGCCGGCACCGGCTGAACCTGTGAGCGAAATAGTAAACTGATTACCTGCCAAACCCGTCACCGGGTCGCCGTTGGTGTCAACCAGGGTTACGGTAACAACTGATGCATCCGCTCCATCTGCAACATGCGGAGAGGTTGCTGCGACCGTGGAAGCTGCAGGATCAATAATCACTGCAGGCGCTTCAAACAATATGGAGGGCGTATCATTGAGTTGTACTCCATCAGCCGTGACCGTGACCGTTACCTGTTCCGCCACGCTGTTGGTCACCTCGAATGTATAGATTCCCGCGGTGGCCGTTTCCGTAACCGGGCCGGCACCGGCTGAACCTGTGAGCGAAATAGTAAACTGATTACCTGCCAAACCCGTCACCGGGTCGCCGTTGGTGTCAACCAGGGTTACGGTAACAACTGATGCATCCGCTCCATCTGCAACATGCGGAGAGGTTGCTGCGACCGTGGAGGCAACCGGGTCGATGTCTGCCTGTTGATCATCTTCTGTTGTAAAACTGAAGACAGCAGACGGATCCCCTGTTCCCTGGCTGTTAACACCGGATACCCGCCAATAGTAAAGTGTGCTGAACGACAGTGACTGTGCCTGGTATGTGAGAGCGCTCACAGTCGCGGACTCAGCAATCACGCTGAAATCAGGCTGTTCAGAAATTTCTATAAAGTATTCTTCTGAAAATTGTGAGGATTCCCATTCGAAATTGGCATTAACGGGCACATTCACGGAAGCATCGGAAGGAGATGTGAGTACAGGAGGTACAGGAGTACCCGGTACCGTGGTGAATGAAAAAGCGTCAGACCAGGGCCCATTTCCGCTTGAGTTTGACGCTCTTACGCGCCAATAGTAGGTGGTGAGTTCATTCAGCGGGTTCACCATCTGGTAAAGGGTGCCTGTCAATCCGGCCTGATCTTCAACCAGCGTTGAAAAGTCGGAAACTTCAGAAATCTGGATCTCATAGGTTTCTGCGGCTGCAGCTGCCTGCCAACTGTACTCCGGAAGCAGATCAACATCTACCGACCCGTTTGCGGGCGAAGAAAGAACGGCTTTTTCAGGGAGACTGCTGTCAATGTATGAGACTGTTCCGGAGCGCAGTGTGGCTGTCGGCGTATCGGTCCCCGGTTCATTAAATGACAGAGCTATCGGAGTTACCTCAGTCGTAGTACCCAGACCCGTGCCATCCTGTATTGAAAAGCGCAGATTCAGTATGGAACCCTCACCGGTAAGGTTTTCAGTTCCCGCAGCCGCAATTTGTATCACTCCGCTTTCCTCAGAAAGGGACAGCGCATAGCCGTCAGACAGCGTACCGGCCTGTTCAACCCCTTCAAACTGCAGCACAGCCGGATCGAACTGAATATCCGTTTCGAACGAGTTTGCTCCGAGCCCTGAGATGTCGGTTGTCTGTAGCGGCAGCGTAAATATATCGAGACTGCTTACATCGGTATCAGGGAACGATACGGTGACATCATTAACCACAAGGGTAGCCGGTACCGATTCAAAATTTTCACTGTCAATGGCCACAATTTCTACCGTACCCCGACGCAGTCCGGTTGCTACCCCGGTATTTTCATCTATTGTTGCAACTTCTGTATTGGATGATCTCCAAGTATATGGTGCCGTACCGCCCGTAATCACAGAAAACTGAGTTGTTTCACCAATAGTAATCTCAGTGTCATCCTGCTGCACGTCAATCACAGGTGCATTCTGTATGGTTACAGTACCATTTGACGTAGCCGCATCAAAAGATTCATTGAACCGCGCTGAAAGAGGCGCGAAGGTTGCCGTTCCGGTTGCCTCACGCAATACCCTGAACCGAATATTCAAAAGGGAACCAGCCCCTTCGAGCGGTGTTGTACTAGCAAAAGCAAAGGATATCGTATTGTTCACTTCATTGATAACCGGGTCAGCTACCCCTTCCAGAAGCGTGCCTGCTGTTGAAAAAGACAGTATTTCAAGCTTGGTATCAGTGTATGAAAGCGATATTTCACCTGATCTAATATCCAGTCCTGTCAAATCGGATACTTCAACCCCCACCTCTCCTTCAAGCGTCTGTGTAACCGTTGCATCACTTACCCCGACCGTAAGATCGAGCAGCGTAGCCGGCTCAACCCTGAACAAGTCCGTGGAATCTCTCTGCCCTTCTGCATCCTCGACGAAAATTTTCACGGAACCGCTTGTGATTCCCTCCGCAAGACCCGTGGATGTCACGGTGGCAATCCCCGTATTGGATGAACTCCAGGTAACCGGTTCGGCTACATCCCCGGATACGTTGAATTGAAAAGTTTGTCCCACCACCAGGGGCGGTGACGGTGATTTGGGCGTGAGCGAAATCCCTTTGATCCGAAGTGTGCCGCTGATTGCATCAATAGCCGGTGTACCCTCATTGAATTGTGCAGTTGTTATCCCAATTACAGACTCCTGAAACTTTACCGCATCCGCCGCTATTTGTACCTGAAGGAATAGTATCACACCCGTTCCTGTGACCGGATCTGTTGACGAGAAGGCGAATTCCCTGTTGGTTGCATTGTATTGCACATCTTTGCCCTGAAGCAGTGTCCCATCCGTTGTTACACCCGTTATTTCAGCAATGTCTGATGAGACCGTAAACTGCCACTCTCCTGACAGCACCTGGTCTCCAGCCGTGAGTTCTGAGACAGAAACCGGCAGCAACAGAGTGGCCCCTGCCTCTACCGTTGAATCAGGTATCGACAGCGTTACGTTCTGTGAATACGCCATCCCTCCTGTGAGCCACAGCATGAGCAGCAATATGCCTGAAAATCTGTTGATCATTCGGTTCTCCGTTTCATTGACAGATTGCTGCGATTATTTGATGAGAGTCATGCGTTTTACATCAGAAAATGCTTTTCCATTGGCACCGCTCACGTCAATTCTATAGAAGTACACCCCGCTGGCTACATCCAGGGCATTCCACTCGAGCTGATAACTGCCTGCATTTTGAACCTGATTATTCACAAGCACCGCCACCTGCTGTCCGATTGAGTTGAAGACCCTCACCGATACTTCTCCTGAAACAGGCAGTTTATACCGAATACTGGTAACCGGGTTGAAAGGGTTCGGGAAGTTTTGGTCGAGTGAAAAGATTTCGGGAATCTGGGCAGCTTCAATCTCTTCCGAGAATCCTTCCTCGGCATGCGAGGTAAGGTCCATTTCGTTCATGACCAGGCTGGTAATTTCAAACTGAGAGGCGTCCGGAGTCACTCCATCCTTCAGGTGGAACCGGATATGATACGCGTCCACCCGGTTTTCAATGGGACTGACACCCGCAAGCGCCCATGCAAGTTTCCCTTCTCCCTCGTTTCTGAGGTCTGTCCAGTCGGCCAGTTCAGGGCTCGAGATCATTTCAACGGAAGCTATCTCATCGGCAGGATAGTTAAGTTTTAGAAGCCCGCCCAAAAGATTGAGTTTTCCTTTCGATGAGATCACAATGTCATAGTATGCATCCGTGATTTCGGTCGAAACCTCATAAACCTCTTCCGGTTCGAAAGCGGGAAGCTTGCCGGCGCCAGGGAATCCGGTAATAATATCCACGACGAACTGCAGTATGAAGGAAGCGTCCTGAGACGTGATTGTGCCGTTTCCTGACACATCGGCTGCGGCCAGCTGTGTGGATTCAAGGGTAATCAAATCCACCAGGTACTGCAGGATAAGGGACGCATCAAAAGCGGAGATATCCCCGTTTTCGCTTACATCGCCCAGCAGTACGCCGGTTCGATCGGTGAGGAACGGACGATAAGTTACCTCATTGGAGCCACTGATTAAGATTCGGTTTCCAAGTCCATCGAGGTTCAGATCCGGCCCCTGGTCTACAAAAGGCCCGGTTGCATCTCCCCAGTAATTATCTGTGGCGGTTACATCTCTGAAAACATAGAGTCCCGCATCATCGTTATCGTAAATATTGTTCAGCTGAAGTACGGGATCACCTGAGTTACCAGAGACATATATTCCATATCGGTTTGAATGGATATCCGAATTTCTGATTGTTGGAATCGCAGTATCATTTGTGAATACACCGTACACAGAATTTGAAGAAAATCCGGATTCAAATATCGCATCGCTGTTATCAAAGTAGAGATTCCGGTCGCCATAACGTACAATGACATTTTGCAACAGGGAGGCACTCGAACCATCATCACGAAACCACAAATGATCCCAGTTATTTCGTCCAGGAAGAGTAGTATTAGAATCTTTATTCGTATCCCCTCCGAATGTATCATCCCGCACTGATGTGAAGACGATCTTATTCTCCTCAAGCCCGGCTGCATTCAGCTCGCCCTGGATGTACATATAGTCGTTTGTGGAAGTGTGCCCCAGTTTAAAAACGGTGCCCGGTGCAACTTCAACCCTGTTTCCTGAATTGATGTAAGTAGTTCTGTTTATTGGTATATATACCGGGTTCGTGTAGGACTCCGGCCAGTTAAATCCAAGTTTACCGTTCAGGCTGAGATTACTTTGAGTGTACAGAGCGATTGCATCCTGATAGGTGTGAGTTCCGATTGTATTTCCGCTGTAGGTCGTCCCGTCAATGTTCGGGCCGCTCTCAACGGAAAGCTCTCCCAGCAACCCGATTGGAAACTCATTGTTTTCAAAAACATTATCTGTGATAATCGCTCTGGAGACTATTGCACCCGTACCATTGGAATGTCCGTTGAAGCTATTGCCTGAGATGGTCAGGGTTTCTTCTGTGGCTATACCTGAAAGCCTGGCAAGTATTCCATGGGAAACATTATTTTCAATTGTATTGAACTGGATCGTTACCGGTATGGAAGATCTTTCGATATTTACACCAATCGAATTACCGCTGATTGTGCTATTAGAAATTTCCGGAAATGATGCTCCGTCACCGGATGACTGGGCC
Coding sequences within:
- a CDS encoding invasin domain 3-containing protein, yielding MINRFSGILLLMLWLTGGMAYSQNVTLSIPDSTVEAGATLLLPVSVSELTAGDQVLSGEWQFTVSSDIAEITGVTTDGTLLQGKDVQYNATNREFAFSSTDPVTGTGVILFLQVQIAADAVKFQESVIGITTAQFNEGTPAIDAISGTLRIKGISLTPKSPSPPLVVGQTFQFNVSGDVAEPVTWSSSNTGIATVTSTGLAEGITSGSVKIFVEDAEGQRDSTDLFRVEPATLLDLTVGVSDATVTQTLEGEVGVEVSDLTGLDIRSGEISLSYTDTKLEILSFSTAGTLLEGVADPVINEVNNTISFAFASTTPLEGAGSLLNIRFRVLREATGTATFAPLSARFNESFDAATSNGTVTIQNAPVIDVQQDDTEITIGETTQFSVITGGTAPYTWRSSNTEVATIDENTGVATGLRRGTVEIVAIDSENFESVPATLVVNDVTVSFPDTDVSSLDIFTLPLQTTDISGLGANSFETDIQFDPAVLQFEGVEQAGTLSDGYALSLSEESGVIQIAAAGTENLTGEGSILNLRFSIQDGTGLGTTTEVTPIALSFNEPGTDTPTATLRSGTVSYIDSSLPEKAVLSSPANGSVDVDLLPEYSWQAAAAAETYEIQISEVSDFSTLVEDQAGLTGTLYQMVNPLNELTTYYWRVRASNSSGNGPWSDAFSFTTVPGTPVPPVLTSPSDASVNVPVNANFEWESSQFSEEYFIEISEQPDFSVIAESATVSALTYQAQSLSFSTLYYWRVSGVNSQGTGDPSAVFSFTTEDDQQADIDPVASTVAATSPHVADGADASVVTVTLVDTNGDPVTGLAGNQFTISLTGSAGAGPVTETATAGIYTFEVTNSVAEQVTVTVTADGVQLNDTPSILFEAPAVIIDPAASTVAATSPHVADGADASVVTVTLVDTNGDPVTGLAGNQFTISLTGSAGAGPVTETATAGIYTFEVTNSVAEQVTVTVTADGAVLDDTPAILFEEPVLVIDSAASAVTATSPHTADGSDASLVSIALLYTNGDPASGLPQNLFDIVLTGSAVAGQISETGTAGTYSLEVTNSVAEQITVTVTVDGVQLNDTPAITFEEPLQIPEAPILVDITETASGTEIQWNAASEDFTSTYIIYRGDDIMNLQQIGTANTGTFSFQDNTLPDGISFYAISARNSEGGESGLSNSKSYVNSELIADTDWRLVSIPLSSGNVEADLATVFSYSNRYTVAESLDPASGYWIKTRTFDAETYNVSGNGLEQAVIQLNEGWNLIGAMSDTIPTSDISDPGNILSDASIFSYSNGQYEAVNELVPGAGYWIHADQSGEIELQLNLDPNMVPQGNKPASILADRHAEPSGISGELIQFRNAENSASLAIPDYGLYSNERLKYLLPPVAPDTPIDIRTEGGFSVIKFDSETRLNLTAIQFPVTIQYEGEISDTGNHFLRLRVIYSGEEVTTDLSSGQSFTLHEIPEHLSVSRIPGDEKIAESELLASYPNPFNPATTIHYRLENTSYVKVEVFDVAGRKVGVLADGVMESGEYRVRFDAQNLASGIYIVRFQNGNKLDLRKITLIK
- a CDS encoding InlB B-repeat-containing protein, which codes for MKNVFIILVTVIGMLFLSACGNFGSEAETFNISVNVNPPNAGSVLTSGGDEAGNTVQFFAVPNTGWVFAGWTGSVESFDNPLTFVLENDINLTANFSIFSNNYEYLLLLSDQNSEVELRLGQQPGATDFFDSGVDLESPPPPPGNTLHAWFGGGDRDLLWDYRNAFSPEVIWDLQISGGQQDNLTLTWSRQVEEFNGSLILTDQNGTFETDMTSQNSQSVNAAQAESLQIIYRFEE
- the hisN gene encoding histidinol-phosphatase; this encodes MALDYNELRIDAIKFAKAGGDSTLKYFNKSFALEFKDDESPVTNADREAESLIREMIQKKYPSHGIIGEEFGSENKDADVVWILDPIDGTKSFIHGVPLYTTLIGVLVQNSPVVGVIYAPALNEMAAAGKGLGCTLNGKSCRVRECSDISKATFLTTNVNSFSDHGFEQPFRELVESARIHRTWGDAYGHMLVATGRADIMIDPILNIWDAAALFPIVTEAGGSYTDVFGNGSIETGNAISTNPVLSHEILSIFENYR